The following coding sequences are from one Triticum dicoccoides isolate Atlit2015 ecotype Zavitan chromosome 4A, WEW_v2.0, whole genome shotgun sequence window:
- the LOC119285531 gene encoding YTH domain-containing protein ECT4-like: MMSGFGTNSAMGSSSLPSRVVYNTGNDLPVEYIYDQGLSYPATNGYAYYAGFEPPVGWSENTNYWGVDGQYLQLTNDNLPYVYCTPGYEFSYSSQDQYTSYMPGMFMGVDGSVVGSQQYFTNPYQPPGSPSGYFPVYLQPTTDLSSAVSLEPPVFSTGTSVASRPVNTSIKDTHQMSGNTMASRTVSSASPAIGSSHHAYQNQSTNKPSDLPGANVARHDKPSTSHLTVLVDTDKNFQAASGMGSSGDNGQITDRTEVVPVAAMVGEGAQSKAVSSSAVKNIVIHPDQYNKADFPCDHPDAKFFVIKSYSEDDVHKSIKYNVWSSTPNGNRRLDAAYSEAKGSQQKCPIFLFFSVNTSGQFCGVAEMVGPVDFHKDMDFWQQDKWSGSFPLKWHLVKDVPNSTFRHIILENNENKPVTNSRDTQEMPYKSGINMLKLFKSSPMTTSILDDFPFYEGRQKAMLEQKRRSLGRSFGGLTYVPALVAKRSVVVEGEPSEVGEGISSKDPHPGKTGEDSGACEQPDKTSQTKDGVVTQVLKKDAVSPVEQPEHVKTERHSLDDIHHEQNEGCSVSVSPENAGREHAGLSELVKSNGKVYSDRESQPVISSTEPNSSGRKGLSQESGGHDPSDRMKGGASGITKDVKATLLKKTEGLSTGHMDGQAKGIVNEAPTGVVKVGSVHIKLNVAGGSSSEIIGDGSLELKGAEHIEQGISTKLS, translated from the exons ATG ATGTCTGGCTTTGGTACAAATTCAGCCATGGGTTCTTCGTCTCTCCCTTCTAGAGTTGTGTATAACACAGGTAACGATTTGCCGGTGGAATACATATATGACCAGGGTCTTTCTTATCCAGCTACCAACGGATATGCTTACTATGCAG GATTTGAGCCACCTGTTGGATGGAGTGAAAACACTAATTATTGGGGGGTAGATGGTCAATATCTCCAACTGACG AACGACAATCTTCCTTATGTGTATTGCACACCTGGCTATGAATTTTCTTATTCTTCACAAGATCAGTACACTTCCTATATGCCTGGCATGTTCATGGGAGTTGATGGCTCAGTTGTAGGAAGTCAACAGTATTTCACTAATCCATATCAGCCTCCTGGCTCGCCATCTGGTTACTTCCCAGTATATCTCCAGCCCACCACAGATTTGAGCTCAGCAGTTTCTTTGGAGCCTCCTGTATTCAGTACTGGCACATCTGTTGCTAGTAGGCCTGTTAATACTAGCATAAAAGATACACATCAAATGTCTGGAAATACAATGGCTTCTCGGACTGTCTCTTCTGCAAGTCCAGCTATTGGTTCCTCCCATCATGCTTACCAGAATCAAAGCACGAATAAACCTTCTGATCTGCCAGGTGCTAATGTGGCGAGGCATGACAAGCCTTCAACCTCACATTTGACAGTTCTGGTTGATACTGACAAG AATTTTCAGGCTGCTTCAGGTATGGGGAGCTCTGGGGACAATGGACAAATTACAGACAGGACAGAAGTTGTGCCAGTGGCTGCCATGGTGGGTGAAGGTGCCCAATCCAAAGCAGTGTCAAGCAGTGCAGTGAAAAACATTGTGATACATCCTGACCAATATAATAAGGCCGACTTCCCTTGTGATCATCCAGATGCCAAGTTTTTTGTCATTAAATCTTACAGTGAGGATGACGTGCATAAGAGTATCAAATATAATGTGTGGTCCAGCACACCCAATGGCAACAGAAGGCTGGATGCTGCCTACTCAGAAGCAAAAGGGAGTCAACAGAAGTGTCCAATATTTCTGTTCTTTTCG GTTAATACAAGCGGGCAGTTTTGTGGTGTTGCTGAAATGGTCGGCCCTGTGGATTTTCACAAAGACATGGATTTCTGGCAGCAAGATAAGTGGTCTGGGAGCTTCCCACTGAAGTGGCATCTAGTAAAGGATGTGCCGAATTCCACCTTTCGACACATCATATTAGAGAACAACGAGAACAAGCCTGTTACCAACAGCCGAGATACACAAGAG ATGCCTTATAAGTCGGGAATAAACATGCTAAAGCTATTTAAGAGTAGTCCAATGACGACATCGATTCTTGATGACTTCCCTTTCTATGAAGGGAGGCAGAAAGCAATGCTAGAACAGAAGCGCAGAAGTTTGGGCAGAAGTTTTGGTGGACTTACTTATGTTCCAGCACTTGTTGCTAAAAGGAGTGTTGTTGTGGAGGGTGAACCTTCTGAAGTAGGTGAAGGCATTAGCAGCAAAGATCCACATCCAGGGAAAACTGGAGAGGATAGTGGTGCTTGTGAGCAACCTGACAAGACAAGCCAAACGAAAGATGGAGTGGTTACACAAGTACTGAAAAAGGATGCAGTGTCACCTGTTGAGCAACCTGAACATGTAAAAACAGAACGGCATAGCttagatgatattcatcatgaacaGAATGAGGGCTGTTCCGTTTCTGTGTCACCAGAAAATGCTGGAAGGGAACATGCTGGCTTGAGCGAACTGGTAAAATCTAATGGAAAAGTTTATAGTGACCGTGAATCACAACCTGTTATAAGCTCAACTGAACCCAATAGTTCTGGACGAAAAGGTCTTTCTCAGGAGTCTGGTGGTCACGACCCATCAGATCGCATGAAAGGCGGTGCATCTGGGATAACGAAGGATGTCAAGGCTACATTGCTCAAGAAAACAGAAGGCTTATCAACTGGCCATATGGATGGGCAAGCAAAAGGCATTGTTAACGAGGCTCCAACTGGTGTTGTTAAGGTTGGCTCGGTGCACATCAAACTAAATGTGGCGGGGGGTTCGTCATCTGAGATTATAGGTGATGGTTCTCTTGAGCTGAAGGGAGCAGAACATATTGAGCAGGGCATCTCAACAAAACTGAGTTAA